One Sphingomicrobium sp. XHP0239 DNA segment encodes these proteins:
- a CDS encoding response regulator transcription factor, producing the protein MANRPHLLLVEDEPAIRTPLARYLEREGFRVTPCADAAAARTALDAYAFHAAVLDIMLPGEDGLSLARSIREGGDLPILFLSARAEDVDRIVGLEMGADDYLTKPFNPRELTARLRAILRRSEAKEVAPEAGTLYRFEDFTLDTARQQLFRKDEPVDLTSGDYRLLLTLIERAGRPLSRDQLLDLTRGREADPFDRAIDNAVLRLRKKLGERGSEIVRTVHGVGYSLAVPVEGA; encoded by the coding sequence ATGGCGAACCGCCCCCACCTTCTGCTCGTCGAGGACGAGCCCGCGATCCGCACGCCACTGGCGCGCTATCTCGAGCGCGAGGGGTTCCGGGTCACCCCCTGCGCCGATGCCGCCGCCGCCCGAACGGCGCTCGACGCCTACGCCTTCCACGCCGCGGTGCTCGACATCATGCTGCCAGGCGAAGACGGGCTGAGCCTCGCCCGCTCGATCCGCGAAGGCGGCGATCTGCCCATCCTCTTCCTCTCCGCGCGCGCGGAGGACGTCGACCGGATCGTGGGGCTCGAAATGGGCGCCGACGACTATCTCACCAAACCCTTCAATCCGCGCGAGCTGACCGCACGGCTGAGAGCCATCCTGCGGCGAAGCGAAGCGAAGGAAGTCGCACCCGAAGCCGGCACTCTCTACCGCTTCGAGGATTTCACGCTCGACACCGCCCGCCAGCAGCTCTTCCGCAAGGACGAGCCGGTCGACCTCACCAGCGGCGACTATCGCTTGCTCCTCACGCTCATCGAGCGGGCCGGGCGCCCGCTGTCGCGCGACCAGCTGCTCGACCTCACCAGGGGTCGCGAAGCCGACCCCTTCGACCGCGCGATCGACAATGCCGTCCTGCGGCTCCGCAAGAAACTGGGCGAACGCGGCAGCGAGATCGTGCGCACCGTCCACGGCGTCGGCTACAGTCTCGCGGTCCCGGTGGAGGGCGCGTGA
- a CDS encoding EF-hand domain-containing protein: MKKMTLMLAATALAIPAAAAAQPNNRAPQGDVTLEQMQQRSAERFQRLDRNGDGQVSKAEMEAQREARRDARFARMDTNNDGALTQAELEAARDQRQQMRGERRGDRAERRGQRGMRGMRMGRGGGFDRLDANGNGSITLAEFQAPQVERFQRIDTDNDGTLTQAERQAAREQMRANRQNRRANR; the protein is encoded by the coding sequence ATGAAGAAGATGACGTTGATGCTCGCCGCCACGGCGCTCGCCATTCCCGCCGCCGCCGCGGCCCAGCCCAACAACCGCGCTCCGCAGGGCGACGTGACGCTCGAACAGATGCAGCAACGCAGCGCCGAACGCTTCCAGAGGCTGGATCGCAATGGCGACGGCCAAGTGTCGAAGGCCGAGATGGAGGCCCAGCGCGAAGCGCGTCGCGATGCCCGCTTCGCCCGGATGGACACCAATAACGACGGCGCGCTGACACAAGCCGAACTGGAAGCCGCCCGCGACCAGCGACAGCAGATGCGCGGCGAACGTCGCGGCGACCGGGCCGAACGGCGCGGTCAGCGCGGAATGCGCGGCATGCGCATGGGCCGCGGCGGCGGTTTCGACCGGCTCGACGCGAACGGCAACGGCTCCATCACGCTGGCCGAATTCCAGGCGCCCCAAGTCGAACGCTTCCAGCGCATCGACACCGATAACGACGGCACGCTGACGCAGGCCGAACGGCAGGCGGCACGCGAACAGATGCGCGCCAATCGCCAGAACCGCCGCGCCAACCGCTAG
- a CDS encoding SDR family NAD(P)-dependent oxidoreductase — translation MSDFSQAIVIGAGGGIGGALADAIEARGGTARRLGRDSDPSIDFLRPSTIAAAAEALAGDAPYDAVIVASGILHADDFGPEKSYRMLDADVMARVMAINAIGPALVARHFVPLLPRSERFHFAALSARVGSISDNRLGGWYSYRMSKAALNQCIRTLSIELARTHEKGIVAALHPGTVDTSLSQPFQGNVADDKLFTPEHSANALLDVLANLAPADSGGHFDYAGEPVPA, via the coding sequence ATGAGCGACTTTTCCCAAGCGATCGTCATCGGGGCGGGCGGCGGCATCGGCGGCGCCCTGGCCGACGCCATCGAGGCGCGGGGCGGGACCGCCCGCCGCCTCGGCCGCGACAGCGATCCTTCGATCGATTTCCTTCGCCCCTCCACGATCGCCGCCGCCGCCGAGGCGCTCGCCGGAGACGCGCCCTACGACGCCGTCATCGTCGCCAGCGGGATCCTTCACGCCGACGACTTCGGACCGGAAAAGAGCTACCGGATGCTCGATGCCGACGTCATGGCCCGCGTCATGGCGATCAACGCCATCGGCCCTGCGCTCGTCGCGCGCCACTTCGTGCCACTCCTGCCGCGGAGCGAACGTTTCCATTTCGCGGCCCTGTCCGCGCGCGTCGGGTCGATCTCGGACAACCGGCTCGGCGGCTGGTACAGCTACCGGATGAGCAAGGCGGCGCTCAACCAGTGCATCCGCACGCTCTCCATCGAACTCGCCCGCACCCACGAAAAGGGCATCGTCGCCGCGCTCCATCCCGGAACCGTCGACACGTCCCTGTCGCAGCCGTTCCAAGGCAATGTCGCCGACGACAAGCTCTTCACGCCCGAACATAGCGCCAACGCCCTTCTCGACGTGCTGGCGAACCTCGCCCCCGCCGACAGCGGCGGCCATTTCGACTATGCTGGCGAGCCCGTTCCCGCCTGA
- a CDS encoding helix-turn-helix domain-containing protein, with the protein MLYRAFAGAGGLASFVRRRRLEEAHRLLMSHPARRISDIALEVGFWNFSHFSSAFKAAYGLKPSEVERGRIQALDAAVRMRRWAARVAGTGE; encoded by the coding sequence CTGCTCTACCGCGCGTTCGCAGGGGCCGGCGGGCTCGCGTCCTTCGTCCGCCGCCGCCGACTGGAAGAGGCGCATCGACTTCTCATGTCGCACCCGGCGAGACGAATTTCTGACATCGCGCTTGAAGTCGGCTTCTGGAATTTCAGCCATTTCTCGAGCGCATTCAAAGCCGCCTACGGCCTGAAACCGAGTGAGGTGGAGCGTGGCCGCATCCAGGCGCTCGATGCGGCTGTCCGGATGAGACGCTGGGCCGCAAGGGTCGCCGGAACGGGCGAATAA
- a CDS encoding autotransporter outer membrane beta-barrel domain-containing protein has protein sequence MRTSTSRLLAGAATACAIGALATPAAAQQVGTIDGTNYPSAVQSLNTYAPHWQSLISDLADCDNLGLNEDPAGCTGNVRILAGGDYRWSDVDGDPLAAGYDGETLNVMGGLAIDAGSSVQIGLLGGYIENELNFTDFAIQRMDGWQVGAFIDTQAPVGLYGRAMGAIAFLDGFGSRVAPVAGGFNANYDLEHYLLGAEVGYRLPLSDALLLTPYLAGGYSNVDQDEVDDTDFLLPEVSEDRFHATGGGKLNFDLGAFAAELKAGYRWQSGDDFVVLDGRNCSFDVCPTNLFSVDYGGDAVVAGAGLGAQIGRLAAMASYEGEFGDGRDHHAARLTLKLPLGLTPPPPPPPPPAPPPPPPCPDVVTCPDGTIINACDTCPPPPPPPPPPPPAPEPERG, from the coding sequence ATGCGTACATCCACATCACGACTTCTTGCCGGCGCGGCGACGGCCTGTGCCATCGGCGCCTTGGCGACCCCGGCGGCCGCCCAGCAGGTCGGAACGATCGACGGCACCAACTATCCGAGCGCCGTCCAGTCGCTCAACACCTACGCGCCGCATTGGCAGAGCCTGATCTCGGACCTGGCCGATTGCGACAATCTGGGACTGAACGAGGATCCGGCCGGATGCACCGGAAACGTGCGGATCCTGGCAGGCGGCGACTACCGCTGGAGCGACGTCGACGGCGATCCGCTGGCCGCGGGCTATGACGGCGAGACTCTCAACGTCATGGGCGGCCTGGCGATCGACGCGGGCTCGAGCGTGCAGATCGGACTTCTCGGCGGGTACATCGAGAACGAATTGAACTTCACCGACTTCGCGATCCAGCGGATGGACGGCTGGCAGGTCGGTGCCTTCATCGATACGCAGGCCCCGGTCGGCCTGTATGGTCGCGCGATGGGCGCGATCGCGTTCCTCGACGGGTTCGGTTCCCGCGTGGCCCCGGTCGCCGGTGGGTTCAACGCGAATTACGATCTCGAACATTATCTGCTCGGCGCCGAAGTCGGCTATCGCCTGCCGCTCAGCGACGCCTTGCTGCTGACGCCCTATCTGGCGGGCGGATACAGCAACGTCGACCAGGACGAGGTGGACGACACCGACTTCCTGCTTCCCGAAGTCAGCGAGGACCGGTTCCACGCGACGGGCGGGGGCAAGCTGAACTTCGATCTGGGCGCGTTCGCGGCCGAGCTGAAGGCCGGCTATCGCTGGCAGTCGGGCGACGATTTCGTCGTTCTCGACGGCCGCAATTGCAGCTTCGACGTCTGCCCCACCAACCTGTTCTCGGTCGATTATGGCGGTGACGCCGTGGTAGCGGGTGCGGGCCTCGGCGCGCAGATCGGACGGCTGGCCGCGATGGCGAGCTACGAAGGCGAGTTCGGCGACGGACGCGATCATCATGCCGCCCGGCTGACGCTGAAGCTGCCGCTGGGGCTGACCCCGCCGCCGCCTCCGCCGCCGCCGCCGGCACCGCCGCCTCCGCCGCCGTGCCCCGACGTGGTGACCTGCCCCGACGGCACGATCATCAATGCGTGCGACACCTGTCCGCCGCCGCCGCCGCCTCCGCCGCCGCCGCCGCCGGCACCGGAACCCGAACGCGGCTAG
- a CDS encoding energy transducer TonB: MYRPQQSPTERYGTVALVVALHAGLAAFILANGGVAVVTGEEEPLETFDVTLPPPLEEPEPDPPEPPVVEEVVDPEEALPEEEGEAAPEQVESQATPVVRPDITPPIPVPPSITSATEAGTGSDATQGAGEVDEGGTGAGGQGSGTGAGGSGDGTGGGGTGTGSRPSVIPGTTLTQGDYPRSMRDRWPRGGSVLVAVRVQVDGRATDCKVNRGFGDPEIDAATCRLVEQRVRFEPARDAQGRPYVDWYGYMQRWVGR, encoded by the coding sequence ATGTATCGCCCGCAACAAAGTCCGACCGAACGCTATGGGACCGTCGCTCTCGTCGTCGCGCTTCATGCGGGGCTGGCGGCGTTCATCCTGGCAAACGGCGGCGTCGCGGTGGTGACGGGCGAGGAGGAGCCGCTCGAGACGTTCGACGTGACCTTGCCGCCCCCGCTCGAGGAGCCGGAGCCCGACCCCCCCGAGCCGCCGGTGGTCGAGGAGGTCGTCGATCCCGAAGAGGCGCTGCCCGAGGAAGAGGGCGAGGCGGCCCCCGAACAGGTCGAGAGCCAGGCGACGCCGGTGGTGCGTCCCGATATCACCCCGCCCATTCCCGTCCCCCCGTCGATCACCAGTGCGACCGAGGCGGGCACCGGCAGCGACGCGACGCAGGGCGCGGGCGAGGTCGACGAGGGCGGCACCGGCGCGGGCGGGCAGGGCAGCGGCACCGGCGCGGGCGGATCGGGCGACGGCACCGGCGGGGGAGGGACCGGCACTGGGTCGCGGCCCAGCGTCATTCCGGGCACCACGCTGACGCAGGGCGACTATCCGCGCTCGATGCGGGATCGCTGGCCGCGCGGTGGTTCGGTCCTGGTCGCGGTGCGCGTCCAGGTCGATGGCCGGGCAACGGACTGCAAGGTCAATCGCGGGTTCGGAGATCCCGAGATCGATGCCGCGACCTGTCGCCTGGTCGAACAAAGGGTGCGGTTCGAGCCGGCGCGCGATGCGCAGGGCCGGCCTTATGTCGACTGGTACGGCTACATGCAGCGCTGGGTCGGGCGCTAG
- a CDS encoding MFS transporter, whose translation MNEHQVLAEKPRQDWRGLVNISFGFFGIQIGFALQNANMSRIFQTLGSSLDDLPALWVAAPLTGLLVQPIIGYMSDRTWLGRLGRRRPYFLAGAILAGLSLFLMPLAPVLLAAAVLLWVLDASLNISMEPFRAFVGDMLNRDQHTAGYAVQTAFIGVGAVVGSLFPTLMTELGVSNVAAAGSIPDTVRYSFWFGGAALFLAVLWTVLSTNEYDPEQMARFNGEAHDVATGGSIRALAAKNRAGALGWIGAGALLVLIVAAFDLEKEVYLLAGLLVAYGLASLAAIALARRGEKANMLSQIVGDFSGMPSLMKKLALAQFFSWSALFIMWIYTTPVVAQKFYGTSDSASAAFQEAGNFVGNLFAVYNGVAAIAALALLPALAKAIGKVKTHMVGLLCGAAGYLSFLIFADRNMLYLSEILVGIAWASILAMPYAILASSLPQRKLGIYMGLFNVFIVVPQLIVATLMGSVLKAFFPTEPIWTMLFAAGVMALAALSMLRIDEAETQGVAAA comes from the coding sequence ATGAACGAGCATCAGGTCCTTGCCGAGAAACCCCGCCAGGACTGGCGCGGCCTCGTCAATATCAGCTTCGGCTTCTTCGGCATCCAGATCGGGTTCGCGCTCCAGAACGCGAACATGAGCCGTATCTTCCAGACATTGGGCTCCTCGCTCGACGATCTTCCGGCGCTATGGGTCGCCGCGCCGCTCACCGGCCTGCTGGTGCAGCCGATCATCGGCTACATGTCGGACCGGACCTGGCTCGGACGGCTCGGGCGGCGGCGTCCCTATTTCCTCGCCGGCGCGATCCTCGCGGGTCTCTCGCTGTTCCTGATGCCGCTGGCCCCCGTCCTGCTCGCGGCTGCCGTGTTGCTGTGGGTGCTGGACGCCAGCCTCAACATCTCGATGGAGCCGTTCCGCGCCTTCGTCGGGGACATGCTGAACCGCGACCAGCACACGGCAGGCTATGCCGTGCAGACCGCCTTCATCGGGGTCGGCGCCGTGGTCGGCTCGCTCTTCCCCACGCTGATGACCGAATTGGGGGTCAGCAACGTCGCGGCGGCGGGAAGCATTCCCGACACCGTCCGCTACAGCTTCTGGTTCGGGGGCGCGGCCCTGTTTCTCGCCGTTCTGTGGACCGTCCTTTCGACTAACGAATACGACCCCGAACAGATGGCTCGCTTCAATGGCGAAGCGCACGATGTCGCCACCGGCGGCTCGATCCGCGCGCTGGCTGCCAAGAACCGCGCGGGCGCGTTGGGGTGGATCGGCGCGGGCGCGCTGCTCGTCCTGATTGTCGCCGCCTTCGATCTGGAAAAGGAAGTCTACCTGCTCGCCGGGCTGCTGGTCGCCTACGGACTCGCGTCGCTCGCCGCCATCGCGCTCGCACGGCGCGGCGAGAAGGCCAACATGCTCAGCCAGATCGTCGGCGACTTTTCCGGCATGCCCAGCCTCATGAAGAAACTCGCGCTCGCGCAATTCTTCAGCTGGTCGGCGCTGTTCATCATGTGGATCTATACGACACCGGTCGTGGCGCAGAAATTCTACGGCACGTCCGACAGTGCGTCCGCAGCCTTCCAGGAAGCGGGCAATTTCGTCGGCAACCTGTTCGCGGTCTACAATGGCGTCGCCGCCATCGCTGCGCTCGCGCTGCTGCCCGCGCTCGCCAAGGCGATCGGCAAGGTGAAGACCCACATGGTCGGCCTGCTGTGCGGGGCGGCGGGCTACCTGAGCTTCCTGATCTTCGCCGACCGCAACATGCTCTATCTGTCGGAAATCCTGGTCGGCATCGCCTGGGCCTCGATCCTCGCCATGCCCTATGCGATCCTCGCGTCCAGCCTGCCGCAGCGAAAGCTCGGCATCTACATGGGCCTCTTCAACGTTTTCATCGTCGTGCCGCAGCTGATCGTCGCGACCCTGATGGGAAGCGTCCTCAAGGCCTTCTTCCCGACCGAGCCGATCTGGACGATGCTGTTCGCCGCGGGCGTGATGGCGCTGGCGGCGCTGTCGATGCTGCGGATCGACGAGGCGGAAACGCAGGGCGTCGCAGCGGCCTGA
- a CDS encoding LacI family DNA-binding transcriptional regulator gives MASRRPTSFDIAAAAGVSQPTVSRALSGNKAVSEETRRRVVAAAEKLNYKVDRNASNLRSGASRTIALLFFEDPTRDESGINPFYLSMLGALTRAAASADYDLLISFQQLSADWHTDYEDSRKADGIILLGYGNYLQARPRLEQLIEQGTHFVRWGATVEGQVGTTVGSDNRDGGRQAGRHLVKRGCRRIAFLGTADAGAPEFLERYEGLKDALGEAGLEPVGHYDAIPTEESGRAALAALMHDDLDVDGIFAASDLIAIGARQELTDRGRAVPNDVALIGFDDSNAAHHTGLTSVNQDTRRAAEMLIDTLLTKLEDRAPESVVLPVELVVRDSA, from the coding sequence ATGGCAAGCCGCAGACCGACCAGTTTCGATATCGCCGCCGCGGCGGGTGTCTCGCAGCCGACCGTGAGCCGCGCGCTGTCGGGCAACAAGGCGGTGTCGGAGGAAACCCGTCGGCGCGTCGTGGCCGCTGCCGAGAAGCTCAATTACAAGGTCGACCGCAACGCCTCCAACCTTCGCTCGGGCGCGTCGCGCACCATCGCGCTCCTCTTCTTCGAGGACCCCACCCGGGACGAGAGCGGCATCAACCCCTTCTATCTCTCGATGCTCGGCGCGCTGACCCGCGCCGCCGCCAGCGCCGACTACGACCTGCTCATCAGCTTCCAGCAGCTCTCCGCCGACTGGCACACCGACTATGAGGACAGCCGCAAGGCCGACGGCATCATCCTTCTGGGGTACGGCAACTATCTGCAGGCCCGCCCGCGGCTTGAACAATTGATCGAACAGGGCACGCATTTCGTTCGCTGGGGCGCGACCGTCGAGGGACAGGTCGGCACCACGGTCGGCTCGGACAATCGCGATGGCGGTCGACAGGCGGGCCGGCACCTCGTCAAACGGGGTTGCAGGCGCATCGCCTTCCTCGGCACCGCCGACGCGGGCGCGCCCGAATTTCTCGAACGCTACGAGGGGCTGAAGGACGCGCTCGGCGAAGCGGGGCTCGAACCCGTCGGTCACTACGACGCCATTCCGACCGAGGAATCGGGCCGCGCCGCTCTCGCCGCACTGATGCACGACGACCTCGACGTCGACGGCATCTTCGCCGCATCCGACCTGATCGCCATCGGCGCGCGCCAGGAACTGACCGACCGCGGCCGAGCGGTTCCTAACGATGTCGCGCTGATCGGTTTCGACGACAGCAACGCCGCGCATCATACCGGCCTGACGTCGGTCAACCAGGACACGCGCCGCGCCGCCGAAATGCTGATCGACACCCTGCTCACCAAGCTGGAAGATCGCGCCCCCGAAAGCGTCGTCCTGCCCGTCGAACTGGTTGTCCGCGACAGCGCCTGA
- a CDS encoding TonB-dependent receptor, giving the protein MRKSDFFARLSLTSSAFALAIAANPALAQDTTPPEDNITEEANPNPTVEEEDVDDPEIVVTGFRESLANAVATKRRQELIVESVSAEDIGRLPDASIGESIARLPGITSQRLNGRSNVISIRGVGPDFSQTTLNGREQTSTGDTRAVEFDQYPSEIVNQVVVYKSPSANLIGQGLIGTIDIRTIRPLDYGEQVLAIGGRASLTDLGALNAGSTNKGYRVNGTFVDQFADDTMGIAIAAAYVDEPYQNQEFNAWGYAGDGSDASPRVIGGSKSFVTSTQLKRLGLMGTFQAELTPEWMFTLDSFYSNFDDDQLKRGIELPLGFSGAPTSIGTVSGGFVESGTFSNVRGVIRNDIFARQADLYSFGGNLAYDPDNGWNLFVDLSYSRTDRNELSIESYSGTGFGSGNGAADTIGFQSGPTGTFFTPTLDYSDPSLIRLTDPQGWGGGVIPQAGYYNNRILDDELRQARIEIERELNGGFISAVRVGGNITDRDKSLTPDESILRLRGGATELAIPQQFITGSTDLTYLGLGPILSYDPRDLIEANILILEPNIVQDVLQKAYSVSETVSTLYAMADIDAVVGFGELTGNIGVQAINADQSSSGLAFPNGVPTPVEAGDNYWDYLPSLNLSLRMPSDTVLRFAARRELQRPRLDDMRVAIGYGIDVSVPTPIIRGGGGNPRLRPFEANSVDFNVEQYFGGGDGYVALQLFYKDITEYIAGTRVDFDYTGFPLPANAVTPPSLIGTLDTNANVDGGEIKGVEVGATLPFDVLTPMLSGFGITGGVGYTETKIQDGDNVGSIPGYSEWVANGTVFYENSGFNARASARHRSSFLGDFTGFGGSPTRRLAFTETIIDAQVGYDFPEGSSLDGLSIYLQGQNLTDERFASKAVADDPRTVLDYQIYGRRFLGGFTYRFR; this is encoded by the coding sequence ATGAGGAAATCGGACTTTTTCGCGCGTCTGTCGCTGACGAGCAGCGCGTTCGCACTGGCCATCGCGGCCAATCCGGCGCTGGCGCAGGACACGACGCCGCCAGAAGACAATATCACCGAGGAAGCCAATCCCAATCCGACCGTCGAGGAAGAGGATGTCGACGATCCCGAGATCGTCGTTACCGGCTTCCGCGAATCGCTGGCCAACGCGGTTGCGACCAAGCGCCGCCAGGAACTGATCGTCGAAAGCGTCAGCGCCGAAGACATCGGCCGCCTGCCGGATGCATCGATCGGCGAAAGCATTGCGCGTCTTCCGGGTATTACGTCGCAGCGGCTGAACGGTCGTTCGAACGTCATCTCGATCCGCGGTGTGGGTCCCGATTTCTCGCAGACCACGCTGAACGGGCGCGAACAGACGTCCACCGGCGACACGCGAGCGGTCGAGTTCGATCAGTATCCGTCCGAAATCGTCAATCAGGTCGTCGTCTACAAGTCGCCGAGCGCGAACCTGATCGGCCAGGGCCTGATCGGCACCATCGACATCCGGACCATCCGTCCGCTCGATTATGGCGAACAGGTGCTGGCGATCGGCGGCCGTGCGTCGCTGACCGATCTCGGCGCGCTGAACGCCGGATCGACCAACAAGGGCTATCGCGTCAACGGGACCTTCGTTGACCAGTTCGCCGACGACACGATGGGCATCGCGATCGCCGCGGCCTATGTCGACGAACCCTATCAGAACCAGGAATTCAACGCCTGGGGCTATGCCGGCGACGGCAGCGATGCGAGCCCGCGAGTCATCGGCGGCTCGAAGAGCTTCGTCACCTCGACGCAGCTTAAGCGTCTCGGCCTCATGGGCACGTTCCAGGCGGAGCTGACGCCCGAGTGGATGTTCACGCTCGACAGCTTCTATTCCAACTTCGACGACGACCAGCTGAAGCGCGGCATCGAATTGCCGCTGGGCTTCAGCGGAGCGCCGACCTCGATCGGGACGGTATCGGGCGGGTTCGTGGAAAGCGGTACCTTCTCGAACGTGCGCGGCGTCATCCGCAACGACATCTTCGCGCGGCAGGCCGACCTCTACAGCTTCGGCGGCAACCTCGCCTACGACCCCGACAATGGCTGGAACCTCTTCGTCGACCTGTCCTACTCGCGGACCGACCGTAACGAACTGTCGATCGAAAGCTATTCGGGCACGGGCTTCGGCAGCGGCAACGGCGCGGCCGACACGATCGGCTTCCAGTCCGGGCCGACGGGCACCTTCTTCACGCCCACGCTCGACTATTCCGATCCCTCGCTCATCCGCCTGACCGACCCGCAAGGGTGGGGCGGCGGCGTCATTCCGCAGGCCGGCTACTACAACAACCGTATCCTCGATGACGAACTGCGCCAGGCGCGGATCGAGATCGAGCGCGAGCTGAACGGCGGCTTTATCAGCGCGGTGCGCGTGGGCGGCAACATCACCGACCGCGACAAGTCGCTGACTCCGGACGAATCGATCCTGCGCCTGCGCGGCGGGGCGACCGAGCTCGCCATTCCGCAGCAGTTCATCACCGGATCCACCGACCTCACCTATCTGGGGCTGGGGCCGATCCTGTCCTACGATCCGCGCGACCTGATCGAGGCCAATATCCTGATCCTGGAGCCGAACATCGTCCAGGACGTGCTGCAGAAGGCCTATTCGGTCAGCGAGACGGTTTCTACGCTCTACGCCATGGCCGATATCGATGCGGTCGTCGGGTTCGGCGAACTGACCGGCAACATCGGCGTCCAGGCGATCAACGCCGACCAGTCATCGAGCGGGCTGGCCTTTCCTAACGGCGTTCCGACGCCGGTCGAGGCCGGCGACAATTACTGGGACTATCTGCCCAGCCTCAACCTTTCGCTGCGCATGCCGAGCGACACGGTACTGCGCTTCGCGGCGCGGCGCGAGCTGCAGCGTCCGCGTCTCGACGACATGCGGGTGGCCATCGGCTACGGCATCGACGTCAGCGTTCCGACCCCGATCATTCGCGGCGGCGGGGGCAACCCGCGTCTGCGGCCGTTCGAGGCCAACTCGGTCGATTTCAACGTCGAGCAGTATTTCGGCGGCGGCGACGGCTATGTCGCGCTCCAGCTGTTCTACAAGGACATCACCGAATATATCGCCGGCACGCGCGTCGACTTCGACTATACGGGCTTCCCGCTGCCGGCCAACGCCGTGACGCCGCCCAGCCTGATCGGCACGCTCGACACCAATGCCAACGTCGACGGCGGCGAGATCAAGGGCGTCGAAGTGGGGGCGACCCTGCCGTTCGACGTGCTGACACCAATGCTGTCCGGTTTCGGGATCACGGGCGGTGTCGGCTATACCGAGACCAAGATCCAGGACGGCGACAATGTCGGGTCGATCCCGGGCTATTCGGAATGGGTCGCCAACGGCACGGTGTTCTACGAGAATTCCGGCTTTAACGCTCGTGCGAGCGCGCGTCACCGGTCGAGCTTCCTCGGCGATTTCACCGGCTTCGGCGGGTCGCCGACGCGGCGCCTTGCCTTCACCGAGACGATCATCGACGCGCAGGTCGGGTACGACTTCCCCGAAGGTTCGAGCCTCGATGGTCTGTCGATCTACCTCCAGGGTCAGAACCTGACCGACGAACGGTTCGCGTCGAAGGCCGTCGCCGACGATCCGCGCACTGTGCTGGACTATCAGATCTACGGTCGTCGATTCCTCGGTGGGTTCACCTACCGCTTCCGCTAG